The window AGTATGTTTCGGAGAAATACGTCGAGAATCCCGTGAAGGTGGGCAGCCATCAGCAGTGGGCGATGTTCACCGAGGCTTTTCGAGAGGTGATCGACGAGACGACCGTGAACGGCGTCAGCGTGGAGGATTCCCGTGCGCGCGTGAGCTACGATTTTTTCCTCGACGTGGAGAAGAACAACACGACGCATCGCTGGATCAACAAATATGCCGGTACGTGGACCGAGGGAGCGCGGATTTTCGATTCGGACATCATCGTTTACCGTTATGCGGATTTGCTGATGTTCGATGCCGAGATCAAGAACGACCAGAACCAGAAGGATGCTGCGGTCGATGCGATCAACCAAGTAGCGCAGCGCGCTTACGGCCGCACCAATTTCTATCCTAAGACACTTTCGAAAGAGGAGGTCGATGCCGTGCTTCTGCGTGAACGCGAGAAGGAGTTTTGCGCCGAAGGCAAACTTTGGTGGGATTTTATTCGTCTCGGTGTGGTCTTCAACGAGGTGCCGAGTCTTGTCGGCCGGGAGAACGAGAAGAACATTCTGCTGTGGCCGATCAGCAATACGGCGATGAACAAGAACCCGAACCTGATTCAGACCGAGATAGGTACGATCGAGTAAATGTCTGTAAATAGTTCGGAACGGAGTCGGCACAACCGGCTCCGTTTTTTTGTGTTTTGGGGTTTCAGGGCATTGGGATGTCGAAAGTATTCGGGATCTCAGGGAGAGTCGGAGCGGCGATACAGACGAATGTTTGTCGGCGTCGGAAGACGGGGATTTGTGAAGTTTGTCGGGTGATTGCGGGTACTCTGGGTGGGGAATTGTCGGAAATTGTCGAAGGGACGGATTGTCTGGTGCATTGGGGCGGGTTGTTCGGGAGAGGGGCGCGGAGCAGGTTAGAGAAGGCTTGCTTGGCGGTGTCTTTGGGGTGGCAGGTTATCGGCTGTCCGGGAATCGGTGAAGCCAAGCGGGCTGGCTCTTGTCGGAGAAGTCGAGGTCGGAGAGCGGGTGTATGAAAGGCGGGAAAGGGGTGGTAATATAAAGAAGAACGGGGATTTCATACGAAATCCCCGTTCTCTCGGCTGATGCTGATTATCTAAAGAACCTCTTTGATTACGAAGTTGTCAACCATAAAGCGGGCAGGTTTATCGGGTTCGTTGGGCGTGCCGATTACGATCTGCGTATTGGCATCGGCTCCGTAAACCGTGACTGAAAGGTTGTTCCATCGGTCTACCGGCCAGCCGCCTTCGAGGCCGCTGGGGTTGTCGAGAAGCACTTCGCTCACGGCTTCGCCCTCTTTGAAGGAGCCTGCGCCGGACAGCGTGATCTTTAGTTTCAGGGCATTTTTGCTGTCAGGAATGCTCCATGCGCCGCCGCTCACGGTGTGCAGCGGATTGGCGTCGAAAGTAAAGAGAATCGTCGAGTTGGCTGCCAAACCGGCGATTTTCGGTGTGCCGAGGGCGCCGCTGCGTTTGGTCGTGCCGAACTTGATGATGCCCGTGCGGAAGAATATAAAGCGGGCAGTGCCGGTAGGCTGGAATGTTCCGGGTGTCAGGTAGCCTTTCGAATCGCGGATGGCGATGTGCTCCTGATTGGTGAGGTTGGTCCATTGTTGCTCGCGCTGTGCGGCGGAGTTTGCGGCGGGCGGATCGACGCTCGCATACCACGGCATGATCTCGGCCAGCTGCCCGTCGATCATCTGTTCACCCCAATCGGCCCTGACCCAGCTGAAGTCATCCCAAAAAAGCACTGGCAGTACGTCGATTTCGCCCGTGTTGGGCATGTCGCGCTTGATCACGAAGTCGGCCGTCGTGGCAGTCATCTCCGGCAGGGAGTCGTCGAACCGGCAAGTGATGCGGTAAAGACCTGAGAGCAGTTCGCCCGTCCATTTGCCGTCGGTATTGGTGGTATAGGTGCCTATGTGAGTCGCAGCGCCGGCGGCTACGGAGTAGAGTTTGAACTCCTTTTGTGCCCAGACGCTGCCCGTTTTGGCGTTCCGGACCGTGACGACGGATTGATGTGGGTAGATATCGGGATTCGGGTCCTTGAGGTGCATCGTCGATTTGAGCAGGTGGTTGGCGATCTCGAACTTATGGGTGACATCCTTCTTTCCGCCTGGTTCGAAAGCCGCTTCGGCGACGTAATAACCCGAACGTACGTTCATTGAAATCACGCCGTTGGCGTCGGTGGCGTAATCCGTCGAAGAGTGTACGACGTCGCCCGCCTTGTTGGTGCGTTTGATCGTGACGGATTCATCGGCGCGTGGCTGGCCGGTGGTGTCGTCCACGACCGTCAGGATGTACTCGAAGAGCGTGGGATTTTCGGGTTCGCTTTCGTCGATGGGCGGTTTCGAATCCTCGCATCCCGCGAGCAGCGTTGTCCCGAAGAGGAACAGGACCGGCATGAAGAGTTTCAAGATGGTTTTCATAATGTGTTTAAGGTTATAGTTGATGATCGTTTCAGGTTCTACGTGATTTTGAGCCTATTTTTCTTTTGATAGATTTATTATTAGAGCGCTGCGACGATCTCTGCAAATTCGAAGCTGCGGAAATAGATGCCTTTGCTGTTGTTGTGTCCGTGTTCGAACAGCACGCCTACCTTCTTGTTTGCCAATACGGTGAGGTCGGAATAGGCGGAGTAGAAGTCGTTTTCCGGAACGTATTTGAAAGTGCGTGACCAAGAACGGCCGTCGTTGCTGCTGAACTTGATGCTGCCATTGCGGCGGCTCGATTCGTGATTGGGATTTGAGAAAAGCAGATTGGCCTTGCCTGCCGAATTGATCGAATAGCGCAGGATACTGCCCTGACAACCGTTGTTGTTGGGTTCGATCAGCGTGGTTACCTGCGACGGTTCGTAGGTGAGTCCTCCATCGCGGCTGACGGCCTGCCAGCGGTAACCCAGCGAATTAGGTTCGTAATTGCGCATGTTGGTCATCAGACTGCCGTCGCCCAGTTCGACAACAGTGCTTTCGTTGCCGTAGGGGTGGTCGGTGACGGCTCCCAAATGCCATGTCTCGCCCTGATCGTCGGAATAGATCAGGTGGGCGTGGCGTTCGCTTTTGGGGTTGGTGCCGGGTTTGTTGTGGTTGCAAGGGACGACGATGCGGCCTTTGTTCGGCGCGAGCGTCTTGACAATGGCGTGGCAGGGTCCCGTCGCATACCATGTGTAGCCTGCGATGGAGATCTGGTCGTGAATATCCTCAGGGATGCTCCATGTTTTGCCGTCGTCGTCCGAATAGGTTTTCATCACCCGGCGCGGATGACCGCTGCTGCCCGAACCGTTGGCACTGCCGGGCGTACGTTCATTCCAGCAGAACAGCAGCAGGATGCGGCCGTTGTCGAGTACGACGGGAGCGGGGTTTTGGCAGCGATTCTCGCCGTCGTCGTAGACCTTGATCGGGGAGCTCCATGTTTTGCCGTTATCCTTGGAGCGTTTTACCAGCAGGTCGATGTTGCCGTCGTCTGCCGTGCCGTCCACGCGGCCTTCGGTGAAAGCCAGCACGGTGCCGGCTTTCGATACGACAATGGCCGGAATGCGGAACGCTGCATAACTGTTCTCGCCCGGTGCGTATACCTGCGAGGTGGCGTTGGCTTCGGGCTGAGGTTCGCCGCCAGTACCTTCGTTGTTGCCTGGATTGCTTGGCTCGTCACCGCTGCTGCTGCATGCCGCAGCAAGAAACAGCACGGCAAATATCCAATATCCGAGTCGTTTTTTTATTTTTTTCATGGTTGTCGTTTTTATGGCTTGAGTCGGAAAACCGTCCTATTTGAACAGCTTCGCGGGAAGGATGGTGAACTCGATGCGCTCGTAGCAGGAGTCCACGCCGGTTTCGTACATTATGCCCAGATCGCCGTTCGGAAACACGACCATGTCGGAGTAGGCGGCTGCGATGTCGCTGAGCTGGTAGGCCGTCTGCCAGTTTTTGCCGCTGTCCCGGCTGATCTTTACGGTCATGTTCTTGCGCTTGGTCGGGTGGTTGGGATTTGAGAAGAGCAGCGTTTCGGTCAGTTTACCCTTGGGGGCGTAGTTGATGATACTGCCATTGCAGACGGGTTCGGTCAGTGCGCGGTCGTAATATTGGGGTTCGAGCGTAAGCCCCTGATCATGGCTGAGGGCTACCAGACGGCAGGAACCGTTGTCCGCACGGTTCTTGTGGCGGGGCCCCCGCATGTTGAGCATCAGGTCGCCGTTTTTGAGTTCCGTGACGGTGCTTTCGTTTCCGTCGCGCTCTCCTTCTCCGCCGATGGCCCACGTCTGGCCGTGGTCGTCGGAGTAGATCAGGTGCGAATAGGAGCCCGAACTTTTGCTGTCTTTGAAGAGTCCGTGGTTGCAGGAGACTACGATGCGGCCCTTGTGCTTGCCCTTTTGAAGCTGGATGGCGTGACAGGGGCCTGTGGCGTACCACGTCCAGTCTTTGCGTTTGACGGATGGGGTGATCTCGCGGGGAGAGGACCAAGTCAGTCCGTCGTTGTCGGAGTAAAGCACGAAAACGCGGCGGGTGTCCTTGGCCGTGCGGGCGTGGATGTCTTTTTCGTGGTCCGTACCGTCATTCCATGTGGAGAGCAGCAGGATGCGGCCCGTTTCACGGTCTACGATCGGTGCGGGGTTGCCGCAGACGTTGCCCGCATCATCCCATACGGTGATGATGTCGCTCCATGTGCGGCCGCCGTCGGTCGAGCGGCGCAGTACGAGGTCGATGTCGCCCGTGTCGCTACGGCTGTGCTTGCGGGCTTCGGCGAAGGCCAGCACGGTTCCCTTCTTGGTCCGGATCGTCGCCGGAATGCGGTAGGTGTCGAAGCCATTGTCGCCCTTCTTGTAGATCGTCGTCGTGTGGACGGGTTTCGCATTTTGCGGAGTTGTTTGCTGTCCTGAGGCGTATGGGGCGGCAAGGAGCAGCATGGCTGTGATGATGTTGGTCAGTTTCATGGTATTTTTATAGGTTGAGAAATTCGGGAATGATTTGCCGGGCCTGCTGCCGAACCTCTTCGACATGGGAGTCGGGAATCGAGTCGTAGGGCCACCGCAGTGTGCTGCCTACGTTGGCCCATCCGCCGACGAGAGCCATGAAGCGGTCGCAGGCGTGGTTGGGGTATTTCATCCGGACGATGAACGGCGTGATGCACCGCTCCATGAATTGCTGAATTCGGCCTTCCAGTTCAAGCGCGGCCGCCATGTCGGTAAGCATCAGTTCGTACCAGCGTTGCGCCGCAAAGGGGTTGAGGCAAGCGACGTTGGAATAAGCACCTGCGGCTCCGAGTCTGACGCCGGTAGCCAAGTGGTGGCCGGGGACGAAAACGGCCAGCCCTGTAGTGTGGGATGCGACTTGTTCGTACCACTCCGGCGAGGAGTTCTTGTCGTTGGTTTTCACGCCGATCAGACCGGGAACGTGACGCTTGAGCATCGCCCATTCGGCGGGTGTCAGTTCGCGTTTGGCGTGCGGCGGGTTGTAGAGTACGAGGGGGATTCCGTCCGCTTCTTCAGCCATTGTCGTGAGGAACCGAACGGCTTCGCGGTCATTGACGGGGAACCAGTCGGGGAGGATGACCTGTATGGCTCCGGGTTTCAGATCGCGGACGAGCTCCAGGCGCGCGAGCGACTCCTGAGCGCAGGGATGACTGGCGCCGATTTGGAATGCCGTGCCTGCCGCTTCGCATTTCTCGGCCAGTAACTGGCTGATGCGTATGAATTCGTCGCGGTTCTGGCTATAAAACTCGCCGGCCGTGCCATTGGAGTAGATGCCGTTGGGTTTCGAGGCGATCAAAATGTCTATTTCGTCGCTTTGCCGGGAGAAGTCGATCTTTCCCTGCTTGTCGGTGGCGAGCAGCAGCGTCGCCCAGTTGCCGCGCAGCGTGTCGTGTGATAGAGGTTTCATAGTCGGAAATTTCGGTTGTCATTCGTAGTGCCGAGCGGTCTGTCGGGACTCAGCGGTTGCGGCTTCCCTGGGGATTTTTCGGCTATTGGTAGGACAAATATACTGAATGCTTTTTAATATGCAATACATAATCGGCCTATTTTTACGGGAATTTATGAAAAATCGGATTTTATACACCATAAAATAATAATAAATGCAAAAAGGATGATTTGTTATTTGTATTATATAATATTTATTGTTATGTTTGCATAGCTTAAACTTATTTAACTTGACAGAACCTCATGAAAGACGATGTTTCTCTGGTTGAACAGACACAACGGGATATACTCGAATATATCTCCAAAAACAATTCGAATGCGCAGCTGCCTAAAGAACAGGAATTCGTAGGCCTGCTGGGTGTGAGCCGCGTCGTCGTGCGCGAAGCGCTGAGCCGCCTGCGCGCGCTCGGTATTATCGAAACCAAGCGTAAGAAAGGAACGGTGGTCGTGGTGCCCGAGATATTTGGCGGGCTCAAGGCGATTGTCATGTCGGGGCTGCTCGACCGCGATACGCTGCGTGACCTTTATCAGCTTCGTCTGATGCTGGAAATCGGCATGGCCGATTTCGTCTTCCGGAACAAAAACGAAGAGATAATCCGGAAACTGGAGGAGATCGTCGCTTGCGAGGTGGAGCTCGAAAGACAGCTGATCCGCACCGAAGACGACGACGAGGCGCGCGAGATCGCTGAAAAATTGCGCGATGTGGATATTCGGTTCCATAGCACGCTTTTCGAGACGACGGCGAACAAGAGCCTGATGGATTTTCAATACCTGCTGCGGCACCTCTTTTCGTTGTATGCTCCCCGTGTGAAGAAAGATTTCCATTCGCATACGATCGTTACCCATGTGGGGCTTTTCAACCTGTTGCGCAACGGTACGGCCGACGCTTTCCGCATGGCGATGCGCTTGCATTTGAAAACACAGTTCGAAAATATGGAAGTCCTTGTAGATAAAGCCGTGACCAAATAAAACTAACCCAGAATACGAAACTTTACATGAACCGGATTACAAAACTTTGTTTATTGTTGTCGGCACTGCTGGTCGGTAGTTTGTGCTTCCCGGCAGCGGCATCCGATTTTACGGTGCGTACTGTCGGGACTTTACCCCCCCCTCCATTCCAGACGGTGCTAAAAATCCCGGCGTGGCGGGCGCTTTCATCGGCGGGATCGGCGACCGGATCGTTTTGGCCGGCGGCTCGAACTTCGCTCAGGGCGCGCCCTGGAACGGCGATGCGAAGCAATTCGAAGATGCGATTTACTTGCTTACTCCCTCCGGAGGTACTTATAAATGCGAATTGGTTGCCGATGCGAAATTGCCCGCAGGCATTGCCCACGGTTGTGCCGCGGTGGCTGGCCGTAGCCTCTACTGTTTTGGTGGGCTGACTGCCGAAGGGGAGTCGCGCGCGGTCTATGTGCTGACGCTTGCCGGAAATTCGGTGTGTGTCGCTGCGGCGGGAGTGTTGCCGGAGGATTTCCGACCTGCGGCTGCGCTGGCTTATAAGGATGAGATTTACATTCATGGTGTGAAAGACGGTGCCAACGCTTTCTGGCGGTTCTCGCCCGTGAGCGGGAAATGGACCGAACTCGCGGCGTGTCCCGGTGCGGTTCGTTCGGCAGGTCCTGCTTTTGTGGACCAGCACAACGGACGCGAAAATGCCATGTACTTGATCGGCGGTCGTCACGAAAAGGGCGGGGAATTGCAGTTGTATTCCGACGTTTGGGAGTATTTGCCGGTGCATGACAGGTGGCAGGCCAAGGGTGACGTGACGATCGGCGGCAAGCCGGTGGTGGTGATGTATGCCGCTGCGGTGCCTTACGGATCGGGTCATGTGCTGGTGTTCGGCGGTGACGACGGCCGGGAGTTGCAGCACCGTGCTGCGCTTGAACGGGCGATCGGCGGGGCGGCGACGTCTCAGGAAGCGGATAGTCTGCGCGGACAGCTGCGTGAAGCGTTCATGGGGCATGAAGGGTTTTCGAAAGAATTGCTGGCTTATCACGCCATTACCAATACATGGGTGTCGCTCGGTGAGGCTCAAACGGGCTTTCCGGCCGTATCGACGGCTGTGATTGCGGGCGGCGGAATCGTTATTCCGTCGGGCGAGATACGTCCCGGCGTGCGTACGCCCGACGTACAGATCGTGACGATTCACGAGCCGGTGGAGTTCGGCTGGGGCAACTATTCCGTAATTATTGCCTATCTGCTGGTTATGATGGGTATCGGCGTCTATTTCGTCCGCAAGAACAATACGACTGACCAGTTCTTCAAGGGCGGAGCGAAAATACCTTGGTGGGCGGCTGGTATCAGCATCTTTGCGACGGCACTTAGTGCGATCACTTTCATCTCGATCCCTGCGAAGGCCTACGGCGCCGACTGGGGCATGTTCATGTTCAACATGACCATCCTGATGATCGTGCCGATCGTCATCCACTACTATCTGCCTTTCTTTCGTAAACTCAACGTGGCTTCGGCCTATCAGTATCTGGAGCAGCGGTTCAGTTCGTCGGTACGCTATCTGGCTTCGGTGTTCTTTTGTTTCTTCATGTTTGCCCGAATAGCTATCGTGCTCTTCCTGCCGTCGCTGGCGCTGAATGCGGTGACTGGAATTGACGTTTATGTCTGCATCTTGCTGATGGGGCTGGTGACCATCGCTTATTGTACGATGGGAGGCATCGAAGCAGTTGTCTGGGCCGATGTTGTGCAGAGTGTGATTCTCGTAGGCGGTGCGCTTGTGTCGCTTGTATTCCTGATCAGTGGCATAGAGGGCGGATTCTCAGGCATGATCGATGTTGCCATGACCGACGACAAGTTCAATATTCTGAACTTCGCTTTCGACTTGACGCAGCCGGTCTTTTGGGTGACGTTGGTGGGTGGTCTGGCTAATCAGCTGTTGGCCTACACAAGCGATCAATCGGTGATCCAGCGCTACATTACGGTCAAGGATACGGCCGGAACGAAAAAGGGGTTGTGGCTCAACGGATTCCTGAGTATCCCGATTGCCGTGATCTTCTTCATGATCGGTACGGCGCTTTATGTTTTCTTCAAGCAGCAGCCCGAATTGCTAAGCATTGGGATGTCCAATACGGACTCGATTTTCCCGCATTTCATCATGTGCCGTCTGCCGGTAGGTATTGCGGGGCTGCTGATTGCTGCGATCTTCTCGGCAGCTATGTCCACCCTTTCGGCTAATATCAACTCTACAGCGACGGTGCTGACAGAGGATTTCTACCGCCGCTTCCGAAAAGGTGCGACGGACAAACAGGCGATGGGCTTCGCTCGATTGTCGGGTATCGTCGTGGGTGGCTTGGGGTTGCTGATGGCCATCCTGCTCGCTACGTTCGACATTGCGTCGTTGTGGGATCAGTTCAACTTTTTTCTTGGCCTGCTGACCAGCGGTTTGGGCGGCTTGTTCATGATGGGTATCTTCACCGAGCGGATCGGCACGCGGAGCGCCTTTGCTGGATTTATCGGCAGTATCGTCATACTGCTGATCATCAATAGCTATTCGACTGTTTCGTTCCTGCTCTACGGATTTATCGGGTTGGCTTCGTGTTTCCTGATCGGTTATCTTTCAAGTTTTGTTTTCGGGCGCGGCAAATAATGGAAGGAACGATCACGACTATTCAGCGGATGTCCGTACACGATGGTACAGGTATTCGTTCCACACTCTTTTTGAAGGGGTGCGGTATGCGTTGCCGCTGGTGTCATAATCCGGAGACGTGGAGTGGCGGCGTGCAGTTGCAGCAGACGGCTGGGCGGTGTATCGGGTGCGGTTCGTGTCTGGAAGTGTGCTCATCGTCGGCTCTTAGCCTGACGGTGGAGGGTATCCGGATCGATCGCAGGAGCTGTACGGTTTGCGGCGATTGTGTCGGGGCTTGTCCTTCTGGGGCGTTGTCACTGGTCGGGGAGCGTATTGAAGCGCGCGAAGCTCTGCGGCGCGTGGCGCACGACTTGCCTTTCTTCCGACAGACGGGTGGTGGCGTGACGGTTTCAGGCGGTGAGCCGCTGTTGCAACCGGAATTCGTGGCTGAGTTTTTTGCCTTGTGCCGGGAAGCGGGGATTTCGACGGCTGTCGAGAGCAATTTGCAGGTCGAATGGAAATGTGTGGAACA of the Alistipes senegalensis JC50 genome contains:
- a CDS encoding dihydrodipicolinate synthase family protein is translated as MKPLSHDTLRGNWATLLLATDKQGKIDFSRQSDEIDILIASKPNGIYSNGTAGEFYSQNRDEFIRISQLLAEKCEAAGTAFQIGASHPCAQESLARLELVRDLKPGAIQVILPDWFPVNDREAVRFLTTMAEEADGIPLVLYNPPHAKRELTPAEWAMLKRHVPGLIGVKTNDKNSSPEWYEQVASHTTGLAVFVPGHHLATGVRLGAAGAYSNVACLNPFAAQRWYELMLTDMAAALELEGRIQQFMERCITPFIVRMKYPNHACDRFMALVGGWANVGSTLRWPYDSIPDSHVEEVRQQARQIIPEFLNL
- a CDS encoding FadR/GntR family transcriptional regulator, with the protein product MKDDVSLVEQTQRDILEYISKNNSNAQLPKEQEFVGLLGVSRVVVREALSRLRALGIIETKRKKGTVVVVPEIFGGLKAIVMSGLLDRDTLRDLYQLRLMLEIGMADFVFRNKNEEIIRKLEEIVACEVELERQLIRTEDDDEAREIAEKLRDVDIRFHSTLFETTANKSLMDFQYLLRHLFSLYAPRVKKDFHSHTIVTHVGLFNLLRNGTADAFRMAMRLHLKTQFENMEVLVDKAVTK
- a CDS encoding sialidase family protein, which codes for MKKIKKRLGYWIFAVLFLAAACSSSGDEPSNPGNNEGTGGEPQPEANATSQVYAPGENSYAAFRIPAIVVSKAGTVLAFTEGRVDGTADDGNIDLLVKRSKDNGKTWSSPIKVYDDGENRCQNPAPVVLDNGRILLLFCWNERTPGSANGSGSSGHPRRVMKTYSDDDGKTWSIPEDIHDQISIAGYTWYATGPCHAIVKTLAPNKGRIVVPCNHNKPGTNPKSERHAHLIYSDDQGETWHLGAVTDHPYGNESTVVELGDGSLMTNMRNYEPNSLGYRWQAVSRDGGLTYEPSQVTTLIEPNNNGCQGSILRYSINSAGKANLLFSNPNHESSRRNGSIKFSSNDGRSWSRTFKYVPENDFYSAYSDLTVLANKKVGVLFEHGHNNSKGIYFRSFEFAEIVAAL
- a CDS encoding sodium:solute symporter family transporter: MAGAFIGGIGDRIVLAGGSNFAQGAPWNGDAKQFEDAIYLLTPSGGTYKCELVADAKLPAGIAHGCAAVAGRSLYCFGGLTAEGESRAVYVLTLAGNSVCVAAAGVLPEDFRPAAALAYKDEIYIHGVKDGANAFWRFSPVSGKWTELAACPGAVRSAGPAFVDQHNGRENAMYLIGGRHEKGGELQLYSDVWEYLPVHDRWQAKGDVTIGGKPVVVMYAAAVPYGSGHVLVFGGDDGRELQHRAALERAIGGAATSQEADSLRGQLREAFMGHEGFSKELLAYHAITNTWVSLGEAQTGFPAVSTAVIAGGGIVIPSGEIRPGVRTPDVQIVTIHEPVEFGWGNYSVIIAYLLVMMGIGVYFVRKNNTTDQFFKGGAKIPWWAAGISIFATALSAITFISIPAKAYGADWGMFMFNMTILMIVPIVIHYYLPFFRKLNVASAYQYLEQRFSSSVRYLASVFFCFFMFARIAIVLFLPSLALNAVTGIDVYVCILLMGLVTIAYCTMGGIEAVVWADVVQSVILVGGALVSLVFLISGIEGGFSGMIDVAMTDDKFNILNFAFDLTQPVFWVTLVGGLANQLLAYTSDQSVIQRYITVKDTAGTKKGLWLNGFLSIPIAVIFFMIGTALYVFFKQQPELLSIGMSNTDSIFPHFIMCRLPVGIAGLLIAAIFSAAMSTLSANINSTATVLTEDFYRRFRKGATDKQAMGFARLSGIVVGGLGLLMAILLATFDIASLWDQFNFFLGLLTSGLGGLFMMGIFTERIGTRSAFAGFIGSIVILLIINSYSTVSFLLYGFIGLASCFLIGYLSSFVFGRGK
- a CDS encoding glycyl-radical enzyme activating protein, which gives rise to MEGTITTIQRMSVHDGTGIRSTLFLKGCGMRCRWCHNPETWSGGVQLQQTAGRCIGCGSCLEVCSSSALSLTVEGIRIDRRSCTVCGDCVGACPSGALSLVGERIEAREALRRVAHDLPFFRQTGGGVTVSGGEPLLQPEFVAEFFALCREAGISTAVESNLQVEWKCVEQLLPLVDEWMCDFKIFDGVLHREMTGVGNERVRENLDRLIGSGAKVVVRTPVIPGVNDNETEIGNICRMLLPFEDRLLGYELLRFHTLGFDKFAACGMKNPLAGARELSKERFETLRSFAKSILKITK
- a CDS encoding sialidase family protein, with protein sequence MKLTNIITAMLLLAAPYASGQQTTPQNAKPVHTTTIYKKGDNGFDTYRIPATIRTKKGTVLAFAEARKHSRSDTGDIDLVLRRSTDGGRTWSDIITVWDDAGNVCGNPAPIVDRETGRILLLSTWNDGTDHEKDIHARTAKDTRRVFVLYSDNDGLTWSSPREITPSVKRKDWTWYATGPCHAIQLQKGKHKGRIVVSCNHGLFKDSKSSGSYSHLIYSDDHGQTWAIGGEGERDGNESTVTELKNGDLMLNMRGPRHKNRADNGSCRLVALSHDQGLTLEPQYYDRALTEPVCNGSIINYAPKGKLTETLLFSNPNHPTKRKNMTVKISRDSGKNWQTAYQLSDIAAAYSDMVVFPNGDLGIMYETGVDSCYERIEFTILPAKLFK